The Streptomyces sp. NBC_00162 genome window below encodes:
- a CDS encoding M6 family metalloprotease domain-containing protein has protein sequence MRPIHRLRTSRGVLLPALAAALLLLLLGSPPASAADSPSACALRGTTGWTDEGHDTDYSVFQRPVGTVRVGMIFVDFPDARATEAPSEDSAQITPGADWLWYASYGRTWLSIDQQQRWVRMPRASTDYGFARGLTHETHEAYIKDAVAAADPYVDFSGYDMVYVVPTRNAAAISFTPTYVYAPGTAGVVADGRRVKWAVTFGQDMWHWGAKLVAHETAHTFGLPDLYAFEAGSDAHRFIGGWDVMGLIGGRGSQFFAWHSWKAGWTGDGQVVCRATKGSDTVHLTAVEYGSGTKMAVIRTGPTTAYVVESRRGVQADAGSCSTGALIYRVDASVRTGYGPVRVMDAKPSAAPAGGCRPLDDAPFWAGESFTDAAAGVRIDVLAADGYGETVRITKS, from the coding sequence ATGAGACCCATCCATCGGCTGAGAACATCGCGCGGGGTGCTGTTGCCCGCCCTTGCCGCCGCACTGCTGCTCCTCCTGCTGGGATCGCCGCCCGCCAGCGCCGCTGACAGCCCGTCGGCCTGTGCCCTGCGCGGCACCACGGGCTGGACGGACGAGGGGCACGACACGGACTATTCGGTGTTCCAGCGCCCCGTCGGGACGGTCAGGGTCGGCATGATCTTCGTGGACTTCCCGGACGCGCGGGCCACCGAGGCCCCGAGCGAGGACTCGGCGCAGATCACGCCCGGGGCGGACTGGCTGTGGTACGCCTCGTACGGCAGGACCTGGCTCTCGATCGACCAGCAGCAGCGGTGGGTTCGCATGCCTCGCGCCTCCACCGACTACGGCTTCGCGCGCGGCCTGACCCACGAGACGCACGAGGCGTACATCAAGGACGCGGTGGCGGCCGCCGATCCGTACGTGGATTTCTCCGGCTACGACATGGTGTACGTCGTGCCGACGCGCAACGCGGCGGCGATCTCCTTCACACCGACCTATGTGTACGCGCCGGGCACGGCTGGTGTGGTGGCCGACGGCCGCCGGGTCAAGTGGGCGGTGACCTTCGGTCAGGACATGTGGCACTGGGGTGCCAAGCTCGTCGCCCACGAGACCGCGCACACCTTCGGGCTGCCCGACCTGTACGCCTTCGAGGCGGGCAGCGACGCCCACCGCTTCATCGGCGGCTGGGACGTGATGGGCCTGATCGGCGGCCGGGGGTCACAGTTCTTCGCCTGGCACTCCTGGAAGGCCGGCTGGACAGGGGACGGTCAGGTCGTGTGCCGGGCCACGAAGGGCAGCGACACCGTGCACCTCACGGCGGTCGAGTACGGCAGCGGTACCAAGATGGCGGTGATCCGCACCGGCCCCACGACTGCATACGTTGTCGAGTCCAGGCGCGGTGTCCAGGCGGACGCGGGTTCCTGCTCGACCGGCGCCCTGATCTACCGGGTCGACGCCTCCGTGCGGACCGGCTACGGGCCGGTCAGGGTCATGGACGCCAAGCCGTCCGCCGCACCCGCCGGCGGCTGCCGCCCGCTGGACGACGCCCCGTTCTGGGCCGGCGAGTCGTTCACCGATGCGGCGGCCGGGGTCCGGATCGACGTGCTTGCTGCTGACGGCTACGGCGAGACCGTACGCATCACCAAGTCGTAG
- a CDS encoding ABC transporter substrate-binding protein encodes MNKRTLHAVATALAATVALGMAGCSNGSHSGGSQQDRGSKNPALANAGAVVGGTPQKGGTLTVLSNQDFTHLDPARNWVIGDMDFGTRLLYRTLVTYDAEPGAKGGELVPDLAEDLGVSSNGAKTWTFKLKNGLTYEDGSPITAQDVKYNVERSFSPDLPGGPDYAARYLAGAEGYRGPAQGQHLDSVKTPDDHTIVFELRKPFAEFPNATVLPTFAPVPRAQDKGPQYDNRPFSSGPYKIESYDRDKRLVLVRNPHWDPATDTVRKAYPDRLVVVMGLRANQVDDRLIASEGVDASAVSWGKLRPESTPKVLTNADVRARLLAESTNCTEMVQMHTGRAPFDNAKVRQAVQYALDREALLTASGGPALNDPATALMPGSLYGGKQPDTLGIPATGDVERAKQLLKEAGNPDGITTRITVSNGDKGVAEAIQHSLGRAGIKVTIDAVDPSAFYDTIGDTKNRTDLVYTGWCPDYPSGSTFLPFLFDGRYIKEKGNSGNHSLFHDEATMKRMDEIADMTDTAQANTAWRQLDGEILAKAPTAPTVVERMPLLLGTNIAGAFGHTSFGGQLDYATIGLKDPAKSGN; translated from the coding sequence ATGAACAAGCGCACTCTCCACGCCGTCGCCACCGCTCTGGCGGCGACCGTCGCACTCGGCATGGCCGGCTGTTCCAACGGCAGCCACTCCGGCGGCAGCCAGCAGGACAGAGGCTCGAAGAACCCCGCACTCGCCAACGCGGGGGCCGTAGTCGGCGGCACTCCGCAGAAGGGCGGCACACTGACCGTCCTGTCCAACCAGGACTTCACCCACCTCGACCCGGCCCGCAACTGGGTGATCGGAGACATGGACTTCGGCACCCGGCTGCTCTACCGCACCCTGGTGACGTACGATGCGGAACCGGGCGCGAAGGGCGGAGAGCTGGTCCCCGACCTTGCCGAGGACCTCGGTGTCTCCTCCAACGGCGCCAAGACCTGGACGTTCAAGCTCAAGAACGGCCTCACGTACGAGGACGGCTCCCCGATCACCGCCCAGGACGTCAAGTACAACGTGGAGCGGTCCTTCTCCCCCGACCTGCCCGGCGGCCCGGACTACGCCGCCCGCTACCTGGCCGGCGCCGAAGGCTACCGGGGCCCCGCCCAGGGGCAGCACCTCGACTCGGTCAAGACCCCCGACGACCACACGATCGTCTTCGAACTCCGCAAGCCCTTCGCGGAGTTCCCCAATGCCACCGTCCTGCCCACCTTCGCCCCGGTGCCCAGGGCCCAGGACAAGGGCCCCCAGTACGACAACCGCCCGTTCTCCTCGGGCCCCTACAAGATCGAGTCGTACGACCGGGACAAGCGGCTGGTCCTGGTCCGCAACCCCCACTGGGACCCGGCGACGGACACCGTGCGCAAGGCGTACCCGGACCGGCTGGTCGTGGTGATGGGGCTGAGGGCCAACCAGGTCGACGATCGGCTCATCGCCTCGGAGGGCGTGGACGCCTCTGCCGTCTCCTGGGGCAAACTGCGCCCGGAGAGCACCCCCAAGGTACTCACCAACGCCGACGTCAGGGCGCGACTGCTGGCCGAGTCCACCAACTGCACCGAGATGGTGCAGATGCACACCGGCCGGGCCCCTTTCGACAACGCCAAGGTCCGGCAGGCCGTGCAGTACGCCCTGGACCGCGAGGCGCTGCTGACCGCCTCCGGCGGCCCGGCCCTCAACGACCCCGCCACCGCACTCATGCCCGGCTCGCTCTATGGCGGCAAGCAGCCCGACACGCTGGGGATCCCGGCCACCGGTGACGTGGAGAGGGCGAAGCAGCTCCTGAAAGAGGCCGGCAATCCGGACGGGATCACCACCCGTATCACCGTCTCCAACGGCGACAAGGGAGTCGCCGAGGCGATACAGCACTCCCTGGGCCGGGCAGGGATCAAGGTCACCATCGACGCCGTCGACCCGTCGGCCTTCTACGACACCATCGGCGACACCAAGAACCGCACCGACCTCGTCTACACCGGCTGGTGCCCCGACTATCCCTCCGGCTCCACCTTCCTGCCCTTCCTCTTCGACGGCCGCTACATCAAGGAGAAGGGGAACTCCGGCAATCACTCGCTCTTCCACGACGAGGCGACGATGAAGCGGATGGACGAGATCGCCGACATGACCGACACCGCGCAGGCCAATACGGCGTGGCGGCAGCTGGACGGGGAGATCCTCGCCAAGGCTCCGACGGCGCCCACCGTCGTCGAACGCATGCCGCTGCTGCTCGGCACCAACATCGCCGGCGCCTTCGGCCACACGTCCTTCGGCGGCCAGCTCGACTACGCCACGATCGGGCTCAAGGACCCGGCGAAGAGCGGCAACTGA
- a CDS encoding M6 family metalloprotease domain-containing protein codes for MTTLLHHLRPLAAAVALISCLSAPTAAAAPGSPPAAADCALPGRTGWTDEGHDTDLTQFQPATGTRRVLTLYVDFPDAPATDSTEPYAAHLAPAADWMGRASYGRLRLDNSPLHRWIRMPADSTSYGFARGLTFEAHEKYLRDAITAADPYADFSRYDMVYVVPARTATAIPFSPTYLYDPAAPGITADGTRLKWAVTFGQDMWRWGHKVAAHETAHTFGLPDLYSFTGATHRYVGGWDVMGDIAGHAPQYLGWHSWKLGWTRDDQVACLPVSGRRTVRLTPVERSGGTKIAVLRTGGTTAYVAESRRAQGNDVAACSTGVLIYKVDSAAPTGEGPVRIMNANPTTTPPTGCAPLALAAYAPGQSFTDPATGVRIDVLAGGPTGDTVRLSKE; via the coding sequence ATGACCACCCTGCTTCACCACCTGCGGCCGCTCGCAGCGGCCGTCGCCCTCATCTCCTGCCTGTCCGCCCCCACCGCGGCCGCCGCCCCCGGCTCGCCGCCCGCCGCCGCCGACTGCGCCCTCCCCGGCCGGACCGGCTGGACGGACGAGGGCCACGACACCGACCTGACCCAGTTCCAGCCCGCCACCGGAACCCGCCGCGTCCTGACGCTGTACGTGGACTTCCCCGACGCCCCGGCCACCGACTCCACCGAGCCGTACGCCGCTCACCTCGCCCCGGCCGCCGACTGGATGGGCCGCGCGAGCTACGGTCGTCTGCGACTGGACAATAGCCCGTTGCACCGCTGGATCCGGATGCCCGCCGACTCCACCTCCTACGGCTTCGCGCGCGGCCTCACCTTTGAGGCCCACGAGAAGTACCTCCGCGACGCGATCACGGCCGCCGATCCCTACGCGGACTTCTCCCGCTACGACATGGTCTACGTCGTCCCCGCCAGGACGGCGACAGCCATCCCCTTCTCACCGACCTACCTGTACGACCCGGCGGCGCCCGGCATCACTGCCGACGGCACCCGCCTCAAATGGGCCGTCACTTTCGGACAGGACATGTGGCGCTGGGGCCACAAGGTCGCCGCCCACGAGACCGCCCATACCTTCGGGTTGCCCGACCTGTACTCGTTCACCGGCGCCACCCACCGGTACGTGGGTGGCTGGGACGTCATGGGCGACATCGCGGGCCACGCCCCGCAGTACCTCGGCTGGCACTCCTGGAAGCTCGGCTGGACCCGCGACGACCAGGTCGCCTGCCTGCCCGTGTCCGGTCGCCGAACGGTACGGCTGACCCCGGTGGAACGTTCCGGCGGAACCAAGATCGCCGTGTTGCGGACCGGCGGGACGACGGCGTACGTGGCGGAATCCCGCCGTGCCCAGGGTAACGACGTGGCCGCCTGCTCCACCGGCGTCCTCATCTACAAGGTCGACTCCGCGGCCCCCACCGGCGAGGGCCCGGTGCGGATCATGAACGCGAACCCGACCACGACCCCGCCCACCGGCTGCGCCCCGCTGGCCCTGGCCGCGTACGCACCCGGACAGAGCTTCACCGACCCCGCGACCGGCGTGCGCATCGACGTCCTCGCGGGCGGACCGACGGGAGATACGGTGCGGCTGAGCAAGGAGTGA
- a CDS encoding TetR/AcrR family transcriptional regulator — MDAALALTDDEGAAALSVRRLAARLGVDPSALYRYVSDKDELHLALADRLFEETLTGFEPSESWRDTLRDLALRTRETALRHPGAAVLATYRTTRRPAEMRIVEHILVAFGRAGCSPALAAVLHRVYGDFALAWAGMDAAFESLDGAARTGDEQAWTREYPAADPAAFPAIARSVAHMARLDGATVFKAALETLLDGLAARITAEAAGRCLDTPGEPAAGATTLQPPT, encoded by the coding sequence GTGGACGCCGCGCTCGCGCTGACCGACGACGAAGGCGCGGCGGCGCTCAGCGTGCGGCGGCTCGCCGCCAGACTCGGGGTCGACCCCTCCGCCCTGTACCGCTACGTCAGCGACAAGGACGAGCTCCACCTGGCCCTGGCCGACCGCCTCTTCGAGGAGACCCTGACAGGGTTCGAACCCTCGGAGAGCTGGCGCGACACGCTGCGCGACCTTGCGCTGCGCACGCGGGAGACCGCCCTTCGCCATCCCGGCGCGGCGGTTCTGGCCACCTACCGCACCACCCGGCGCCCTGCCGAGATGCGGATCGTGGAGCACATCCTGGTGGCCTTCGGCCGAGCCGGGTGCTCCCCGGCGCTGGCCGCCGTCCTGCACCGGGTCTACGGAGACTTCGCCTTGGCCTGGGCCGGGATGGACGCGGCATTCGAGTCATTGGACGGGGCCGCCCGGACGGGCGACGAGCAGGCCTGGACCCGCGAGTACCCTGCGGCCGACCCCGCCGCCTTCCCTGCCATCGCGCGCAGTGTGGCCCACATGGCCCGGCTGGACGGGGCGACGGTATTCAAGGCCGCCCTGGAGACCTTGCTGGACGGGCTCGCAGCGCGGATCACGGCGGAGGCCGCGGGTCGGTGCCTCGACACACCCGGCGAACCGGCGGCAGGGGCCACGACGTTGCAGCCACCGACGTGA
- a CDS encoding amino acid permease, producing MDQGRPATGEAPVAAFRKTLSTRHGVVIALANISPTVSVGIGLAFLAALAGTAMPAAFLLAALPILAVSGGYARLAARDPNCGTAYVWVRRALGPWTGYLTGWTSVATNILFLSYAGQLTGQFTLGLLAEAGVRAVSRTTPWRSPSPACCGAY from the coding sequence ATGGACCAGGGAAGACCCGCCACCGGCGAGGCGCCCGTCGCCGCGTTCCGCAAGACCCTCAGCACCCGGCACGGCGTGGTCATCGCGCTGGCCAACATCAGCCCCACCGTGAGCGTCGGCATCGGCCTCGCCTTCCTCGCCGCGCTCGCAGGCACCGCGATGCCCGCAGCCTTCCTGCTCGCGGCCCTGCCGATCCTTGCCGTGTCCGGGGGCTATGCCCGGCTCGCCGCCCGCGACCCCAACTGCGGCACGGCGTACGTCTGGGTGCGCCGAGCGCTCGGTCCCTGGACCGGCTATCTCACCGGGTGGACATCGGTCGCCACCAACATCCTGTTCCTGTCGTACGCGGGCCAGCTCACCGGGCAGTTCACGCTCGGCCTGCTCGCCGAGGCCGGCGTCAGGGCCGTCTCCCGGACGACCCCCTGGCGGTCACCGTCACCGGCCTGCTGTGGAGCGTACTGA
- a CDS encoding amidohydrolase: MRHADLVLLNGTIWTASPVRHRISALAVTGGRITALGTDREIREHIGPRTEVTDLGGRFVQPGFTDAHVHPVIAGIGMLGCDLSPGRTALEYRATIAAYAAAHPEAPWIQGSGWSFDAFPGGLPHRDQLDDILPDRPAYFPVRDGHSAWANSRALALAGLDRHTPDPADGRIERDAAGEPTGVLHEGAMMLVGTLAPAPSAAEARAGLLAAQELLHSLGITGWQDALVGAYAGFPDPLDTYLACDADGSLTARVRGALWWERDQDLGQLDSLLARREKAAQGRRFTAGSVKIMQDGVVENFSAAMLEPYLDSCGCPGDNAGISMVDPALLREAVIALDGHGFQIHFHALGDRAVREALNSLEAAVAVHGHTGLRHHLAHLQVVHPDDIPRFRTLRAVANMQPLWAAHEPAMDELTLPFLGEERGRRQYPFGALHAAGAVLAAGSDWFVSSPDPWHGIHVAVNRQVWAEELGEPDLRPRSCPSSGSPSPTPSPRTRPARRG, encoded by the coding sequence ATGCGCCATGCAGATCTCGTCCTCCTCAACGGCACCATCTGGACCGCCTCCCCGGTACGCCACCGGATATCGGCGCTGGCCGTCACCGGCGGCCGGATCACCGCCCTCGGCACCGACCGGGAGATCCGCGAGCACATCGGTCCGCGTACCGAGGTAACGGATCTCGGCGGCCGGTTCGTACAGCCCGGGTTCACCGACGCACACGTACATCCGGTGATCGCCGGGATCGGAATGCTCGGCTGCGATCTGAGCCCGGGCCGTACCGCCCTGGAGTACCGCGCCACGATCGCGGCCTACGCCGCCGCCCACCCCGAGGCCCCCTGGATCCAGGGCAGCGGTTGGTCCTTCGACGCCTTCCCCGGCGGTCTGCCGCACCGCGACCAGCTCGACGACATCCTTCCCGACCGGCCCGCCTACTTCCCGGTCCGCGACGGACACTCGGCGTGGGCCAACTCGCGCGCCCTGGCCCTGGCCGGACTGGACCGGCACACACCGGATCCCGCGGATGGCCGCATCGAACGCGACGCCGCGGGCGAACCCACCGGCGTACTGCACGAGGGCGCCATGATGCTCGTCGGGACGCTCGCGCCCGCTCCCTCGGCGGCCGAGGCCCGCGCCGGACTCCTCGCTGCCCAGGAACTGCTGCACTCGCTCGGGATCACCGGCTGGCAGGACGCACTCGTCGGCGCGTACGCGGGCTTCCCCGACCCCCTCGACACATACCTCGCCTGCGACGCCGACGGCTCGCTGACCGCCCGGGTACGCGGAGCGCTCTGGTGGGAACGGGACCAGGACCTCGGCCAGCTCGACTCGCTGCTCGCCCGCCGCGAGAAAGCCGCCCAAGGCCGGCGCTTCACCGCCGGCAGTGTCAAGATCATGCAGGACGGTGTGGTGGAGAACTTCTCCGCCGCCATGCTCGAGCCCTACCTGGACTCCTGCGGCTGCCCGGGCGACAACGCCGGGATCTCCATGGTCGACCCGGCCTTGCTCCGCGAGGCCGTGATCGCCCTCGACGGGCACGGCTTCCAGATCCACTTCCACGCTCTCGGCGACCGGGCGGTCCGCGAGGCGCTGAACTCCCTCGAGGCGGCCGTGGCCGTGCACGGCCACACCGGCCTGCGCCACCACCTGGCCCATCTCCAGGTGGTGCACCCCGACGACATCCCCCGTTTCCGCACACTGCGCGCCGTCGCGAACATGCAGCCGTTGTGGGCCGCGCACGAACCCGCCATGGACGAGCTGACGTTGCCCTTCCTCGGCGAAGAACGGGGGCGGCGCCAATATCCGTTCGGAGCCCTGCACGCGGCTGGTGCGGTGCTCGCGGCGGGCAGCGACTGGTTCGTCTCGAGCCCGGACCCATGGCACGGCATCCACGTCGCCGTCAACCGCCAGGTGTGGGCCGAGGAACTGGGCGAGCCGGATCTGCGCCCCCGTTCCTGCCCGAGCAGCGGCTCGCCCTCACCGACGCCCTCGCCGCGTACACGGCCGGCTCGGCGTGGGTGA
- a CDS encoding amidohydrolase family protein, producing the protein MGRGTGRAGSAPPFLPEQRLALTDALAAYTAGSAWVNHQDEAGVIAVGRLADLAVLDRDPFAVAAADLHSIRTAETYVGGVRVYSAV; encoded by the coding sequence GTGGGCCGAGGAACTGGGCGAGCCGGATCTGCGCCCCCGTTCCTGCCCGAGCAGCGGCTCGCCCTCACCGACGCCCTCGCCGCGTACACGGCCGGCTCGGCGTGGGTGAACCACCAGGACGAGGCCGGTGTGATCGCCGTCGGCCGCCTCGCCGACCTCGCGGTCCTGGACCGTGACCCCTTCGCCGTCGCCGCTGCCGACCTGCACTCCATCCGCACAGCGGAGACGTACGTGGGCGGTGTACGGGTCTACAGCGCGGTCTGA
- a CDS encoding DUF6529 family protein: MSHARPALRRPEAGLALALAFVAAAAVFVAVFLFGRANTPDYTATLFGQANTDAVRLKAQLATGVLGLAALQLLLALWMYRRLPGVRRVPGPVSITHRIVGVVLFALTVPIAVHCVQAYGVQLTGSRVAVHSIAGCFFYGAFAAKVLLVQSRRLPGWALPLAGGALVVVVVVLWYTSALWYFNGDSVPALSLGHPHLPPG, translated from the coding sequence ATGTCGCACGCCCGGCCCGCTTTGCGCCGCCCGGAAGCCGGGCTCGCTCTCGCACTGGCGTTCGTGGCTGCCGCCGCGGTCTTCGTCGCCGTCTTCCTGTTCGGCCGGGCGAACACGCCGGACTACACCGCGACACTGTTCGGCCAGGCGAACACCGATGCCGTGCGTCTCAAGGCACAGCTCGCCACCGGCGTCCTGGGGCTGGCCGCTCTCCAGCTGCTGCTGGCGCTGTGGATGTACCGCCGGCTGCCCGGGGTGCGCCGGGTGCCGGGCCCGGTGTCCATCACCCACCGCATCGTCGGTGTGGTCCTATTCGCCCTCACCGTCCCGATCGCGGTGCACTGTGTCCAGGCGTATGGCGTGCAGCTGACCGGCTCGCGTGTGGCAGTGCACTCGATCGCGGGCTGCTTCTTCTACGGGGCGTTCGCCGCCAAGGTCCTGCTGGTGCAGAGCCGTCGCCTGCCGGGCTGGGCCCTGCCACTGGCCGGGGGCGCGCTGGTGGTCGTGGTGGTGGTCCTCTGGTACACGAGTGCGCTGTGGTACTTCAACGGAGACAGCGTGCCGGCGCTGTCGCTCGGACACCCCCACCTGCCACCGGGGTAG
- a CDS encoding DUF6236 family protein, with the protein MARELAVNPDIALFPYTDSEDAFRRSHRPTSATGHLAWEMELGRLLPVPAPGTPTTDVLVFRERYADERIRLMRALHRMLGDLRRDYEHPADVFAQLRVELSQAVEDYRSARRGSRMAWVHRSVTVSIAIAAAAGGALLMPNVGWLLGAVSGYALNVATREIRPLAQTRDEHDYSYLYRVESGLS; encoded by the coding sequence ATGGCCCGCGAGCTCGCCGTCAATCCCGACATCGCGCTGTTCCCCTATACGGACAGCGAAGACGCGTTCCGTAGAAGTCACCGCCCCACCTCCGCCACTGGCCACCTGGCTTGGGAGATGGAGCTCGGCCGGTTGCTCCCCGTGCCCGCGCCGGGCACGCCAACGACTGACGTCCTTGTCTTCCGGGAAAGGTACGCGGACGAACGGATCCGGCTCATGCGCGCTCTGCACCGGATGCTCGGCGATCTACGCCGCGACTACGAGCACCCCGCGGACGTCTTCGCGCAGCTACGCGTGGAACTCTCTCAGGCAGTCGAGGACTACCGCAGCGCGCGCCGTGGAAGCCGCATGGCCTGGGTGCACCGTTCGGTCACGGTCTCGATCGCCATCGCTGCCGCGGCGGGCGGTGCGCTGCTGATGCCGAACGTCGGATGGCTCCTCGGCGCGGTCAGCGGCTATGCCCTGAACGTGGCCACTCGCGAGATCCGCCCGCTCGCCCAGACCCGGGACGAGCACGATTACAGCTATCTGTATCGGGTCGAAAGCGGCTTGTCATGA
- a CDS encoding LysR substrate-binding domain-containing protein, whose protein sequence is MVPTPRAEALREEAATVVRSLGALLSPGASVDPASLRSTFTLQAADLVGAALAPGLLHPAQREAPGVAFRIGAEELEAGPALRDGRIDLEIGSIDHVDPETRVEELLSLRMVAAVRPGHPLTEGPLTPARLGCRPTRRGRPPRPVHRSPRHRPGRAEPPPAGQRRPPGHLAAMTLASRSNIVCLVPAALPGAAP, encoded by the coding sequence ATGGTTCCCACCCCACGCGCCGAGGCCCTGCGCGAGGAAGCCGCCACAGTCGTACGCAGTCTCGGAGCGCTGCTCAGCCCTGGCGCGAGCGTCGACCCCGCCAGCCTCCGCAGCACCTTCACCCTCCAAGCCGCCGACCTGGTCGGCGCGGCACTGGCCCCCGGACTGCTGCACCCGGCCCAGCGGGAGGCGCCGGGGGTCGCGTTCCGGATCGGGGCCGAAGAACTGGAAGCCGGACCCGCCCTGCGCGATGGCCGGATCGACCTGGAGATCGGATCCATCGACCACGTGGACCCCGAAACCCGGGTCGAAGAACTGCTCAGCCTCCGCATGGTGGCGGCCGTCCGGCCCGGCCATCCGCTCACCGAAGGGCCGCTGACCCCAGCCCGGCTTGGCTGCCGCCCAACACGTCGCGGTCGGCCGCCGAGGCCGGTTCACCGGTCCCCTCGACACCGCCCTGGCCGAGCAGAACCTCCACCGGCGGGTCAGCGTCGTCCCCCCGGCCATCTGGCCGCGATGACCCTCGCCAGCCGCAGCAACATCGTCTGCCTCGTACCCGCCGCACTTCCCGGCGCTGCCCCGTAG
- a CDS encoding YybH family protein, whose protein sequence is MRLEDITRLFVERSNAGDAAGVAALYEEDAVMAYPPGGQTVGREAIRALWEKVLANRPRFEPEQPLPTLISGDIALTSTPPKDGAGARAQVVRRQPDGSWLRLLDQPEFVQPTR, encoded by the coding sequence ATGCGGCTCGAGGACATCACCCGCTTGTTCGTCGAACGATCCAACGCCGGTGATGCGGCCGGGGTCGCCGCACTCTATGAAGAGGATGCGGTGATGGCCTATCCGCCCGGCGGCCAGACGGTGGGCCGGGAGGCGATCCGCGCGCTGTGGGAAAAGGTGCTGGCCAACCGTCCCCGCTTCGAGCCGGAACAACCGCTGCCGACGCTGATCAGCGGCGACATCGCCCTCACCTCGACCCCGCCGAAGGACGGGGCCGGCGCCCGGGCCCAGGTCGTCCGGCGCCAGCCTGACGGAAGCTGGCTGCGCCTCCTCGACCAGCCCGAGTTCGTCCAGCCCACCCGCTGA
- a CDS encoding IMP dehydrogenase, with translation MAQIIAEVSRTFNEFLLLPNRTRTDCSAATVDLRTPLVRHIAGEASAIELQSPFTSAIMQAVSTPDLAIALARNGGFSFLHHNQPIQDQAAAVRHVKNFKAGFVTSDTNVRPDDSLSLLVDVMRRTGHSTAAVTHDGTATGRLLGLVTSRDFHPQRHDLDGPVSGRMTTIADLAHAGPDITLSEANARLWDERLDCLPVLDTEGHLQHLVFRSDYADNKRFPNQLVDVAKRLRVGAGINTHDYQERVPALLEAGADALCFDSSDGFSDWQAQALSWVKKHYPEIPVGGGNVVDGEAFTFLAEAGADFVKVGVGGGSICITRDQKGIGRGQASAVLDVAAARDAFRERTGEYVPICSDGGLVHDYHVALALAMGADFVMMGRYFARFDQAAGAKLPTRDGFVKEYWGEGSNRARNWQRYGQGGQGLIFEEGVDGYVPYAGDLNEGLALTIAKLKTTMVSCGSTTLPEFRSTARLTLVSDQSFQESHANVSLRDTPATLS, from the coding sequence GTGGCACAGATCATCGCCGAGGTCTCACGGACGTTCAACGAGTTTCTGCTCTTGCCGAACCGGACTCGGACCGACTGCTCGGCTGCGACGGTCGACTTGCGCACGCCCCTGGTGCGGCACATCGCGGGCGAGGCGTCGGCGATCGAGCTGCAGTCCCCGTTCACGTCCGCGATCATGCAGGCCGTCAGCACACCCGATCTCGCGATCGCGCTCGCGCGAAACGGCGGTTTCAGCTTCCTGCACCACAATCAGCCGATCCAGGACCAGGCTGCAGCGGTCCGCCATGTGAAGAACTTCAAGGCCGGGTTCGTCACCAGCGATACCAACGTCCGCCCCGACGACAGCCTGAGCCTCCTGGTCGATGTCATGCGCCGCACCGGTCACAGCACCGCCGCGGTCACCCACGACGGGACCGCCACCGGCCGGCTGCTCGGTCTGGTGACCTCCCGGGACTTCCATCCCCAGCGACATGATCTGGACGGACCGGTCAGTGGCCGGATGACCACTATCGCCGACCTGGCCCATGCCGGGCCCGACATCACGCTTTCCGAAGCCAACGCGCGGCTGTGGGACGAACGGCTGGACTGCCTCCCGGTGCTGGATACCGAGGGGCACCTGCAGCATCTGGTGTTCCGTTCCGACTACGCGGACAACAAGCGCTTCCCGAACCAGCTCGTGGACGTTGCCAAGCGTCTGCGTGTGGGCGCAGGTATCAACACCCACGACTATCAGGAGCGCGTCCCGGCCCTGCTGGAGGCAGGCGCGGACGCGCTGTGCTTCGACTCGTCCGACGGCTTCAGCGACTGGCAGGCGCAGGCTCTGTCCTGGGTGAAGAAGCACTATCCGGAGATCCCGGTCGGCGGTGGCAACGTGGTCGACGGCGAGGCGTTCACCTTCCTCGCCGAGGCGGGAGCGGACTTCGTCAAAGTCGGGGTGGGCGGCGGCTCCATCTGCATCACCCGGGACCAGAAGGGCATCGGGCGCGGGCAGGCCAGCGCTGTGCTGGACGTCGCGGCGGCCCGGGACGCCTTCCGGGAACGCACCGGCGAGTACGTGCCGATCTGCTCCGACGGCGGGCTGGTACACGACTACCACGTGGCCCTGGCGCTGGCGATGGGGGCCGACTTCGTCATGATGGGGCGTTACTTCGCACGCTTCGATCAGGCGGCCGGCGCGAAGCTGCCCACCCGTGACGGCTTTGTGAAGGAGTACTGGGGTGAGGGCTCGAACCGGGCACGCAACTGGCAGCGCTACGGCCAGGGAGGCCAGGGGCTGATCTTCGAGGAAGGCGTGGACGGCTACGTCCCCTACGCGGGCGACCTCAATGAAGGGCTCGCCCTGACCATCGCCAAGCTCAAGACCACGATGGTCTCCTGTGGTTCCACCACCCTGCCGGAGTTCCGGTCCACGGCCCGGCTGACCCTCGTTTCAGACCAGAGCTTCCAGGAGAGCCACGCCAACGTCAGCCTGAGGGACACCCCGGCGACGCTCTCCTGA